TTAGCATTGTTgtggaaaaaaattcttaaagagaGTATTATCACAACTCAAAGTCTGATTctattttttcccattttatcATCATATTTCCCAACAGTTCCTACAACTTCTACTCATATAAATGGAGGTGGAAGTTCAGGCCAGGCAAACCCCCAAACGGGGATTAGGTAGCTTCAGAGGCCCGATGCTGCTGATCGTCAAAACCCAAATAGCATTGACATAGTCGGTGTTggaaattggtactaatgcaataagtttatatattttcttttcatacttGTCCCCCAATTCACTGCACGACACCTATTCGTGTGAACGCTCATTATCAACTCAAAAGCGGAATCCTCCACATGACGCTCATCATCTCTAACATAAGTCCAACAACCGGCTGAGCGAGTTGCTCTTACGTCTTGGTCGATCGATATGATTTGATTCTGGAGGATGGGTTTAGGTTTATACAAAGCGCGAAGCAAGTGCCTTATTGCAACTCTACAAAAGCGTGAAACTTCCCGATCTCCCGCACCGTTTGGTTCCCGGAGAATGTCACTACGGGCGCCACACTCTAGCTTCAAATGTGATTCCAAACAATAACACAATGTCGCGCATTCAATTAGGTATGACTCAAGAGTGCCCCTCAATTTGAGATCGTGGACTTGGTAGACCTAAGAAAACCAATGAAAATTGGGTTAGGACttaagagaaaaaatattattcctCTAAAAATCACGCGGTTAATTATGCGGTGGGTTCACAACCCAAATGGAATTAGTCATTTGAGAAACTAAATGAGCAACTTCATAGCGATACTAAGTAACATGGACAAGGATAACTACCCGTGGGAAGATAATGGCCTATATTGAAATGAACTTGAACCGGTCCTCATGAATGCTCTTACATGCTTGCCTAGTTCGTTTCGACTGTTTTAAGGATAAGCACTAAGTTCTTCTACCTATAAATGCATTTAAAATTGCTATGGAGAATAAATTGATCTCATTggtaatttgaaaattgaacgGCATGGAAAAAACAAACACACACACGTTGAAACGATAATCTTTTCATAATGATATTGTTCTTTCAAACACTAGCACAACTTATGGAATACCTCCGAGAATACCTAGACCCAAGTAGACATTTAATCGAACCAGTATCATACGTAATTCATTTTGTTTGGTGAACTGAAAAGTTGGCCAAACTTTCGCCCTATCATCTCCTAcaataaaattaccaaaaaaatactaGACATATTTcacttgtgccaatttactcctaatcctttcaatttgaccaattttatcTCGAAcgttttgatgatttgccaatttagtccttccggcaAATTTTAACCGCTGAGgtagacaatttttataattcacaaaaaaaattatgacatttgaACCCGTGACTTCAAGGTTATGAGCCTTGCGAGCTACCAAGCTGCTCTACCCCGCAATGAaggaatttttcataatttttttttattttttcttctcttttgcttttgtttttaatttcttttttttcttttccttttctttttcataggtGATGCAGGGGCCGCGACCCTTGGCCGTAACTAGCGAGGGCTTTGCAGCCCTCGCCGTACTTCGTAGATAaaaatgggaaagaaagaaaataaaaaatgaaaaatgaaataaaataaaaaattatcacaattTTTAGAAAACTTTCATATTAGCGATTTTCTATTAAAATTTGGCcataatgactaaattgacaaatcgtcaaaaggtttaggactaagttggtcaaattgaaagatttatgactgattagcaattttttttttttgttattttccccCATTTTCTACTCGAAATGAGATCGTGACAAATGCGTTCCTACTAACACTTGCATGATGAAATGCTATTAGTAACAATACAGACATATTCCCGTGTAGATAAGATGTGGTCACATACCCTGGATGATTCCTGCACAAAGGGCAACTACCATTCCTCTTGAGCCACGGGTCAATGCAATGAGCGTGGAAGCTGTGCTTGCACTCCGGAATGGTCCGCACCATCTCCTTCGGTCTGTACTCCGACAAGCATATCGAGCAAGTGTTGTCCAGAGGCATCGATACTCCGCCGTGGCCTATCCGAGTCTTCGGGTACAATTCAATTGCGGGTGTGTCCATACCAGAGATAGCCACAAGGGCTTGAGCTCGGCCGGTCGGAGACGTTGGATCGGTTTGGTCTTGTTGAACCTGGCGTCGAGTGCAGTATTTGCAGCTTATGTAGCATAACAACCTCACGATGACCATGATACACGGTATGCCGACGAACAAGAAGACCCACCGTCCCTCGTTTTCATCCTTCGGAGTCGCTTTGAAGAGAGAAACAATATTAATTAGAAAGAGACGTGCTGACGTGAGTTTATCCCACATTTCAATCCATAATTTAAGCTACAAATTATCCAAAGCATGAAGCAAATGAAAGTTAGAAATGTAATCGCACAAATTTGATAGAGCCACATGAATGTTATCTTTCGCTTTCATATCATTTACCAAGTCTTGCTATGACAATATTGATGCGTACGTGGTCCACCAAGGTGGTATCATCTTCGTACTCAATAAGAATCAATATACAGTAATAATAAATCTCCCAATGTCGACTAAGCGGTCAAATGCTTGGTTTGGATTCACCAGATACTATACTCGAATCACATCGCCTCCTACTTAGATTAACACCAGGGTCAAATTGGATACCTTTTTCAAGGAGCCTTCTTTGATGCACGGTGAAACGACAATTTATACATATTTATGACAATAAGTGTATTTCAAAGTTTTGATAACTCGTAGAGTACAGATCAATATAGCTATTCTTAGTTAAAACTACATTCTATCCAACGAAGAAAAGGACTTCTAATTATTGACCAAATATTTCTACCCAATCGAGAAAAGGATTTCTAATCATTAACCAAACGTTTCGTTGAAAGTAAAGGGCGCATACCATCGTATTTCGGGTAAGTGCATTTAGTCTCCAAACCGTTCTTCCCCTCGAACCAACAGGTTCCTCCGCCTGCTGCGCACGATCCACAAGAAGGCCGGGCCCAGGTCAGGCCGAATGTGTTTGAGAACTCGATCGCATAGTAAGGCGATGCAAACGTGCTATTCACTGTCGGGATCTGAATGGTCCAGTTATCACCGCACCGGAGCTGCGACAAGAGGTTCATGTCTTGCGACAAATCGTCCACTGCCACGGCCACAACATAGTACTCGTGGCCGTCCAAACAAGCCACCCGTGGGAGCATGGAAGGAACCGACCTCACCTTTGGACATTTGAAGAGGGTGAAGCTCGTGTAGCGTTGAACAGTCCAGTTGGAACCCGAAGGATTGAAATTTTGGAGCCTCTTGGGGAGACAATCGTCGGGGTCTCTAAGCCATAACACTTGGTCAATGTAATCTATGGTATCCACGATGAACTCTCCCGAAGTCGGAAGACGTAGAGTCGTCCGATTCTGAACGTCGCACGTGAGGTCAAACCCAGGGTACACGCAGCGCTCGTCCGGTTGATATTGCTTCAGGCGGAACGGGAACTGGACCGCCGGCTCACCACGTCCACATAGATTGTAGGAGCACGTGTCAGAGAGGGGCGAGACGAGATGAacgagaaggaagaaggaggaggtggaaaagaggaggaggatcgGCATATTATTAGTCATTTGGTGCGCCCGAAACAGGTGCTGGTCCAAGGGAACAAGAACATAGATCCTTCTTAAATACCTATGTTTCCTTAGGTTATGTCCCCTTCCATTCGATATGACCGATGACGTGGAGATGTTAACAATGTAGTGAGCGAAGTTGGATGGCATTGCAAGAATTTGGACTTTCCGGGTCAAGGCAAGCGAATGATTTTGTTGCACCATCATCGGCATAATTGAGGCAAGAGGGGCTCCGAACTGAGAAGTGGAAAAAGTTGTGAAATGCGAAAGTTTGTCTTAATGCCAATTGTCAACGGAAGTAAATCTATTTGAAGCATTACGAAGCAATCTTAGTAATTTACGACTGCTCAttcagaaacaaaataaaatgttctctaattttttttttataggtatTAGGTCAAAGAAGAATGTTCACATTGCATTGAACATACTAGAAGATTTTCTAGCCAATAAGGATatgaaatttattatgtatggtATGATtataaaaagatgaagaagtcgAGCTACAAGAAAAATGCTTGCTGCTATCATAATAGCGGCATGTATAAGAGCCGAAATAGGAGTAGTACCTTCATGAATAAAATGGTGAAGACGCTAGACTGTTCGAAGAGGTGAATCAGTCGCAAAAGTTGAACCATGGATCAGCCGCACTACACCAATCTTTGATTGCATGGATGGGAAtgcatcactaataaaataaatgaaatcatGCTTCAGttaggtttttttctttttagttgcCCGactctttttgataatttgcaaaCTAGCATTGTTTATTGACTTACTGACTTACATATCTAAGTCTTATTCCAAATTATCAATGTAAATTAGAGTGATTCACCAACTTTTGTCAGATTAAATTACCGATTAATTTTGGGTTATTAACTCTCGCTTCGATTACGTACAACATTTAGTTATTCTTTTTAACTTACCATGacgaatttttatttgtcttgatTACAAAACCCCTACATTTACTATATCTATCTAGAGATTACTAACTAAATTAGCGCGACTTTACTAATCTTTCTCCCATTAAGCTACTATTGAGTTATCAACTcccattaaaaaattttattaaattttatcaattttatttgcCTTTCTCAAATAGACCTCATATTTACCACCTCTTTATGAAATTACTAAATTTAATATGATTGACTTATTGACTGTTCTTTGATTAAGTTACCTAGCTCTGGGTCAgtaactctcatttgagtttgTTACCAGTTTATTTTGGTCCTTGTTGATTTACTGAACTACGAATTGATAATGCAAAATTAGTTGGTGAATCAATCGACAAAAAGTTGGTAATCACTTTAATTGAGATTAGTAAATCTAAAAAGAGATGGTAATTCAAAAAGTTAGCAAGTTGGTAACCCAATAGAGAGGTTGGTAAAAGTCAGTAATAAGTAACTTAAATGAGAGTCAAAACCCCAAAATCAGTTAGTAACTAAATTGGAGAAAAGTGATAAGTCACTTAaataaatattgctaatttaatATGAGACTATTGATAAGCAAGGTGAATAAATAATTGTAAATGACATAATAAGTCTTTTTGTCTAAGATcgcaaaaattagaaatttgattaaaaaaaacgaGTAAAATAACTCGAATAAGAGTTGATAATTATTTCTGAATTATGCAATTTTACCAGTAATTTCATCCTATTGTTTAatgattcaaaatttcaaatatttcataataagatgatttttcttatgttttcaaTGTCCTACCTACACGCGGTGCGTGTACATGTCAGTTAGCTGTATGGAAAAGAACGTGCCAAAACTGTCATCTATAGAGCATGACTTCAAGCTTTCAAACACCATAAAATGTATCCAGAAACCTTCGAGAAAATAAAACCAACACCCAACTAGAAATTGAATCAAACAAGTTTATGTTAACATTTTATTACTGAACAATGAGATCAAAACTTTTTCATTCTAGCATTTTCTACTCCACAAAAAAAAGGCATATAAAAACAATATGACTACCCGAAAAGTATAatataagtgtcataactttcggaCAGCATCTCTTGAGTTTCATAATTTTGAATTAATCACATGAATACTATGACTTTTTAAAATTGTTAACCTAAGTGCAAAAATCTAACGTAGCATGGTACTTGTGgtgaatgtttttaaaaatttatatcaCTCAAGTAAAAGTCACACATAAATCATGGctctcaagtgatcgaaaagaaaaagttatggcactcaagtgagcactatacgaaagttttgacacttgcggtgttttttttctaattgattctaagataattaccaaaaaaatcttaaacctattgtatgaacgctaatttaatcatgaacttttcaatttgtcaattgaatcataaaccttttgacgatttaccaataTAATCTTTCCAGACAATTTTGTTCGAAAATTGCTGAAGCAGACGTCGGTTGTGCTAACGTGGCATGACCAAGCTGATATAGATAATCTCTATAGCTTTTTTAAAtcttctgaatttttaaaataattgaactttttatttttctttctatttttttttttcctctttcttctacTAAATCTAACGAGGGTCATCGGCCAACAATATCCAACCATAAGTGAGGGCCGGTAACCCTAGCCCAAATCTGGCGAGGGCCATAAAGCCCTCACCTACAGTGGTCAAGCATggtggccctcgcccggtgGCCATTTGCTAGAGGACCGCGATTGGCGATGGTCAGCTAGGGATCCTCAATCGACTTggttgaaaaaaacaaaattaaagaactcaactatcattttagaaaaatattgtttaaatcatctttattttttttgcaaaataaacaaagTTTTTAAATGTACCCATTTTCCTACATTTCGCTTGACTAGCTAGAGAAACTTCCTCATGATAGGTCACCGATAGTGGTGAAGATGGGAAGAGTTcagttcttttgtttttcaaacaTGTGATACTGTTGGTAGTATAAAATCATGGCTCAAATATAAATAACCTAAATTTAAACACAAAtattgttagaatatttaaataataaattagtttaagcttttagaatagttgcgGTAGTCTTAGAAAATCTTTTATGGTATCTTGAGTTCGAATCTTTCCGGACCCCTCATTTGTTGGGAAAAGTaccgaaaaagtcataaatctattacattgttaagaattaagtcataaacctttcaatttaatcaatttaatcgtaaaattttttgcattagtaccaattcagtccatccatcCAATTCAAGCCGAAAACAGCTGACGTGGACTTTGGTCGATTTACGTGATACTATCGGCattgacgtgaaattttttataatgtttgaataattttttcttttttctttttttccttaatttttctttcttcccccttttttcttcccccATTCTTATTGTCGATGGCCGGTCGGCCACAAGCCCCCTCGCTTGGATGAGGTCACCCTCGTCAGCCATAAGTGGGTGTCGGCCTCTCCGGGCCGAGAGGGAGCACTGGCAAGGCCCCCCTCCCCAAAGGGGAGAGGCTCTGAAACCGTCTAGGGAGGCAATTGCCGGGGTCTCTTACGAATATAAGTTGTTCGGAATAAATCACCGAGGCTACTACGAATTCACCTGCAGAGGAAAGGTTTATGGTCCGTTGCACGAGAGGTTGAGCCCCGGGTACACGCAACGCTCGTTAGGTTGGAGTTGCTTGAGACGGAACGGGAAGTGGACGACCGGTTCGCCCGGTTGGCAAAGATACATCGGGGCGTATGTGGGGAACGGAAGATCCGagatggaggaggaaggagaaggaggagaaaaagaagaggatcCACACGTTGCTAGTCATCTTTCGAATGATTTGGTAGGAGTTTGGAGTGGAGAGAAGATGGAGCAATCTTGGGCCCCATTTATTTTTCCTAGTTTATGTCTCCGACCGATGTTCATACATAGACGTAGAACTTTTAACAATGTAACCAAGATCCTTGGTGAGAAAAATATGGGAAATTGTTCGGAAACCGTCAACCAACTGTCTTTTTGGATCAACAATGTGTTTCTCGAAGTCCTTTCACTTTCAAATGAGAGGTATTCAGATCCAAAAGATGCCAAAGTCGAAAACTATTGTCCTTTCCACGAAGAGCTGGCAAAATTCGGACAAAGCCATTCTTGTTCATCACTCGAATTTCTTCTATCACAAAAGTATGTAAAGTATTTACAATATGGTGTTGAATACAAAATTACAAAGTTAATGATCTCCGATGGTACAaacaatgaagatgaagacaaaACATGATAGATGCGGGAAACGTATTGATCTTGTTGCATTCTCGAGTGGAGTCTTGTATTGATCTCGTCGTTCCAAAAACAATGACATATCTGGTTTATCCAAACGTCCGGACGATATTAGCTGGGATCTTCTGGCGAGTTCCGACACAAGGGACACGTGCCGTTCAGCCGAAGCCACTCATCGATGCAGTCGACGTGGAAGTAGTGATTGCAGTCGGGTATGGACCGCAGTGTCTCCTTGGGCTGGTACTCGCATAGGCAAATCGGGCACGTGATGTCGTTGGGCTCGGGCAGGCGGCGGCTCTCGCCAAGTTGGGTTTTCGGGTACGACTCTATCGTGGGCCTGTCTAGGCCCATCGAAATGGTTACACTCTGCGCGGCGATTAAGTTGGACACGTCAGCCGCATTGGGCCGTGTGGGCCTACGGTGGGCCTTGATCTTGCCGAAAACGAAAGACGCGAGCCCAATCACGCACAGGAGCCCAGGTATCCCCACTCCTAGGACCACGCCGTACTTGGCACTTCTAGGTAAACCTGAAGAAAAATAATCCagggaaaaacaaataaaaaccaAGTTTAGGATATGATTATTCTTAGAGCATCAAATCTTTGGACACGAGAGACATATTCTTTCGCGATTGTCTGTACACCTATGGCAGCATTTGCATCTTTCATACCCACATGGACACATGCATTGAAGATTGATGTTGGGGCATCAAAAAT
The sequence above is drawn from the Rhodamnia argentea isolate NSW1041297 chromosome 9, ASM2092103v1, whole genome shotgun sequence genome and encodes:
- the LOC115740791 gene encoding putative RING-H2 finger protein ATL21A gives rise to the protein MTNNMPILLLFSTSSFFLLVHLVSPLSDTCSYNLCGRGEPAVQFPFRLKQYQPDERCVYPGFDLTCDVQNRTTLRLPTSGEFIVDTIDYIDQVLWLRDPDDCLPKRLQNFNPSGSNWTVQRYTSFTLFKCPKVRSVPSMLPRVACLDGHEYYVVAVAVDDLSQDMNLLSQLRCGDNWTIQIPTVNSTFASPYYAIEFSNTFGLTWARPSCGSCAAGGGTCWFEGKNGLETKCTYPKYDVRAVVGAMLVLSHAFELPEVLADGSMPL